A window of the Juglans microcarpa x Juglans regia isolate MS1-56 chromosome 5D, Jm3101_v1.0, whole genome shotgun sequence genome harbors these coding sequences:
- the LOC121265907 gene encoding uncharacterized protein LOC121265907, whose product MSHNHRKRTVFAWEDDEMVSLSDSEPGVEPVDVCKEVFSDSKIPKKKKQKLDYVGEALQRARLIMGTNKERIEQMEARLGGVQDGLHRMDLGMADRLCQVEETLNRLSDVLFANQEIPNHHREGNDGGRMVVSSKTAKLEFPRFSGDDPTEWTLREEGRALSWEDFEDELGARFGPSECEDFDEALSRIRQVGSLRDYQREFECLGNRVHGWMQRALVGTFMGGLKTDISDGIRMFKPQTLKEAISLARMKDDQLTRQRRFTRPAPPTQAPQALPPITRAAPPTPVVPMRRLTWEEMQQRRSQNLCFNCNDRFTAGHKCQGPQILMLESYKDNGNLLCDDVTEEQPVEENHEGPPEPEITLHALTGWTAPKTMRIAAKICAHDVIVLIDSGSTHNFVSERMANLLRLPAVPTETFTVRVANGENLRCQGRFEEVQINLQGTIFSLTLYSLPLIGLDVVLGIQWLESLGFVVCDWRKLTMEFTWENQTKRLVGIDGQNIQAASIAELTKGVRPSHALFVVCLQVAQTELPRNIHSSIRELLQEFSDLFIEPSSLPPTWEVDHDIALKDGTEPINVRPYRYVYYQKNEIEKQVQDMLQSGLVRPSTSPFSSPVLLVKRKDGNWRFCTDYRALNAATIKD is encoded by the exons ATGAGCCACAATCACAGGAAAAGGACTGTTTTTGCATGGGAGGATGATGAGATGGTCAGTCTCTCAGATAGTGAACCTGGGGTGGAACCAGTGGATGTCTGTAAAGAGGTTTTTTCAGATTCCAAaattccaaagaaaaagaagcaaaagcTAGACTATGTTGGTGAAGCTTTACAGAG AGCCAGGTTAATAATGGGAACCAATAAAGAGCGTATCGAGCAGATGGAGGCCAGGCTAGGTGGAGTGCAGGATGGGTTACACAGGATGGATCTCGGCATGGCCGATAGGCTTTGTCAGGTGGAAGAAACTCTCAATCGTCTTTCCGATGTCTTATTTGCCAACCAGGAAATTCCCAACCACCATCGAGAAGGAAACGACGGGGGACGGATGGTGGTATCTTCCAAAACAGCAAAACTTGAATTTCCTCGATTTTCAGGAGATGATCCGACGGAATG GACATTGCGAGAGGAAGGTCGTGCTCTCTCATGGGAAGATTTTGAAGACGAACTCGGGGCTCGCTTTGGGCCGTCAGAGTGTGAAGATTTTGATGAAGCCCTTTCGAGGATAAGACAAGTTGGTTCTTTGCGTGATTACCAGCGGGAATTTGAGTGCTTGGGCAATCGAGTTCACGGATGGATGCAAAGAGCTCTTGTAGGAACTTTTATGGGTGGCTTAAAGACAGACATCTCGGATGGTATACGGATGTTTAAGCCCCAGACATTAAAAGAAGCCATCAGTTTAGCAAGAATGAAGGATGATCAATTGACTAGACAAAGGAGGTTTACAAGACCTGCACCACCAACGCAAGCTCCCCAAGCTCTTCCCCCTATTACCCGAGCAGCACCACCAACCCCTGTTGTTCCCATGAGGCGACTTACTTGGGAGGAAATGCAGCAGAGAAGATCCCAAAATTTATGCTTTAATTGTAATGACCGTTTTACTGCAGGACACAAATGTCAGGGCCCACAGATACTCATGTTGGAGAGTTATAAGGATAATGGCAACCTGTTATGCGATGATGTCACCGAAGAACAACCAGTCGAAGAGAATCACGAAGGGCCTCCTGAACCAGAAATTACACTGCATGCACTAACAGGATGGACAGCTCCCAAAACCATGCGAATTGCTGCCAAGATTTGTGCCCACGACGTCATCGTATTAATCGATAGCGGATCGACTCACAATTTTGTTAGCGAGCGTATGGCCAATTTGCTGCGTCTACCGGCAGTGCCTACGGAAACCTTCACGGTCCGAGTTGCTAATGGGGAAAATCTCAGATGCCAAGGGAGGTTTGAGGAGGTACAGATCAATTTACAGGGCACCATTTTTTCTTTAACCCTTTATTCCTTACCTCTCATAGGGTtagatgtggttttgggaatTCAATGGCTTGAAAGTCTGGGTTTCGTGGTATGTGATTGGAGGAAGTTAACCATGGAATTCACGTGGGAAAATCAGACTAAGAGATTGGTAGGCATTGATGGGCAAAATATCCAAGCGGCCTCAATTGCAGAGCTAACTAAAGGAGTTCGACCTAGCCATGCTCTGTTTGTTGTTTGCCTACAAGTTGCCCAGACGGAACTACCAAGGAATATTCATTCAAGCATACGGGAGTTATTACAGGAATTTTCAGATTTGTTCATTGAGCCTTCAAGCTTACCACCAACATGGGAAGTTGATCACGACATTGCCCTCAAGGATGGAACCGAACCAATTAATGTTCGGCCTTACAGATATGTGTATTATCAAAAGAACGAGATTGAGAAACAGGTCCAAGATATGCTACAATCCGGGCTTGTGCGACCCAGCACTAGCCCCTTCTCGTCGCCCGTATTACTGGTAAAAAGGAAAGACGGGAACTGGCGATTTTGCACAGATTATCGCGCGCTCAACGCCGCAACCATTAAAGACTGA
- the LOC121265908 gene encoding secreted RxLR effector protein 161-like: MSVKLSTDGSDKNVEQSLYRSIIGSLLYLIASRPDIAFSVRVCARFQANPKESHLVAVKGILRYVNETVNYGIRYSRDSNTELAGYSDANWVGNADDRKNTSGGCFYVGTNLVDWMSKKQNSIFLSRTEAEYIAAGSCCTQFVDEANVM, from the coding sequence ATGAGTGTTAAGCTTAGCACTGATGGGTCAGACAAGAATGTTGAGCAATCCTTATATAGGAGCATAATTGGGAGTTTATTGTATCTCATTGCAAGTAGACCAGACATTGCTTTTAGTGTTAGGGTTTGCGCTAGATTTCAAGCCAATCCCAAAGAATCACATTTGGTAGCTGTCAAAGGCATACTTCGCTATGTGAATGAGACAGTCAATTATGGGATCAGGTATTCtagagactctaatactgagcTTGCAGGCTATTCAGATGCTAATTGGGTAGGCAATGCAGATGATAGGAAAAACACTTCTGGTGGGTGTTTCTATGTCGGCACAAACCTTGTTGACTGGATGAGTAAGAAGCAAAACTCCATATTTCTGTCCAGGACTGAGGCTGAATACATTGCTGCAGGCAGCTGTTGCACACAGTTTGTGGATGAAGCAAATGTTATGTGA
- the LOC121266596 gene encoding L-type lectin-domain containing receptor kinase S.4-like: MPRSISYQTVAKMLRFFSVFIFLSIPVSSQPTELFFRGFKDVGTDKFTLDGNAKIQKSGILQLTNDTGRLMGHGFFDSPFRFKNSSTGKALSFSTSFAFAIVPEYPKLGGHGLAFTIATSKNLNALPRQYLGLLNSGDIGNFSNHLFAVEFDTVQDLEFGDINDNHVGVDINSLESNASAAAEYFTSDSTKQDLNLKSGSSILAWIDYNSAENVLNVSVSPFSSKPSKPLLSLKVDLSQIFQEFMFVGFSASTGLLASSHSILGWSFKINGQAAALDLSSLPSLPGPKKKHKALLVGAYVSAVVLLLSAISAAFYLFRKIKNADVIEDWELELGPHRYSYQELKKATKRFRERELLGRGGFGRVYKGTLPNSNIQVAVKRVSHDSKQGLREFVAEIASIGRLRHRNLVQLLGWCRRRGDLLLVYDFMANGSLDKFLFDEPITVLNWEQRLKIIKDVASGLLYLHEGYEQVVIHRDVKASNVLLDSELNGRLGDFGLARLYEHGSNPSTTRVVGTLGYLAPELPRTGKATTSTDVFAFGALLLEVACGRRPTEQNATPEELVLVDWVWDRFIEGKVLDVIDPKLNGKYEEAEVVMVLKLGLMCSSNTPMARPSMRQVVRYLEGEVEIPDNLKAPGEYVNGGKGHLAEGFDDFVHSFPSTSVDRSSSYIFTRNREMDASFASFSASSLSLLSGRGETGSLNCDQEISS; encoded by the coding sequence ATGCCTCGATCAATCTCGTACCAAACAGTGGCCAAGATGCTTAGATTCTTCTCTGTATTTATCTTCCTTTCAATCCCAGTTTCATCCCAGCCTACCGAGCTCTTCTTTCGGGGATTCAAAGATGTGGGCACCGACAAATTTACCTTAGACGGCAACGCTAAGATCCAGAAATCCGGCATTCTACAGTTAACCAACGACACCGGTCGGTTGATGGGCCACGGCTTCTTTGACTCGCCGTTTCGGTTCAAGAACTCTAGCACTGGTAAAGCTCTATCTTTCTCCACCTCGTTTGCTTTTGCTATTGTCCCCGAGTATCCTAAGCTCGGAGGCCATGGCCTCGCTTTCACAATCGCCACCTCCAAGAATCTAAATGCTCTGCCTCGGCAGTACCTCGGTCTCCTTAATTCCGGCGACATCGGGAATTTCTCTAATCATCTCTTCGCTGTTGAATTCGACACTGTCCAAGACCTCGAGTTCGGAGACATAAACGACAACCATGTTGGCGTCGACATCAATAGCTTAGAATCCAACGCTTCCGCCGCCGCAGAATATTTCACTAGCGATTCAACCAAACAAGATCTTAACCTCAAGAGCGGGAGTTCTATTCTAGCTTGGATCGACTACAATTCAGCTGAAAATGTCCTCAACGTTTCGGTTTCGCCATTTTCTTCAAAACCCAGTAAGCCACTCTTGTCACTAAAAGTAGATCTCTCGCAGATCTTTCAAGAATTTATGTTCGTTGGGTTCTCTGCTTCGACGGGTTTGCTCGCTAGCTCACACAGCATCTTGGGCTGGAGCTTCAAGATCAACGGGCAAGCAGCAGCCCTTGATCTCTCTTCTCTACCGTCACTACCAGGACCCAAGAAGAAGCACAAAGCTCTTTTAGTAGGGGCTTATGTTTCAGCTGTCGTTCTTTTACTATCCGCCATCTCCGCTGCCTTTTACCTGTTCAGGAAGATAAAGAACGCCGACGTAATCGAGGATTGGGAACTTGAACTTGGGCCACATCGTTACTCTTATCAAGAACTGAAGAAAGCAACCAAACGTTtccgagagagagagctacTTGGTCGAGGTGGGTTCGGTCGAGTTTACAAAGGGACGCTTCCAAATTCGAATATCCAAGTTGCGGTGAAGAGAGTCTCGCACGATTCCAAACAGGGTCTGCGGGAATTCGTGGCGGAAATAGCCAGCATCGGTCGGCTTCGCCACCGGAATTTGGTTCAGTTATTGGGCTGGTGTCGCAGGCGAGGCGATCTTCTTCTAGTGTATGATTTCATGGCCAACGGGAGCTTAGACAAGTTCTTGTTCGATGAGCCAATAACAGTTCTCAATTGGGAGCAAAGGTTGAAGATCATAAAGGATGTCGCTTCTGGGCTTCTGTACTTGCACGAGGGCTATGAACAGGTCGTGATTCACAGAGATGTAAAGGCTAGCAATGTGTTGCTAGACAGTGAACTCAACGGGAGACTAGGCGATTTTGGGCTTGCTAGACTGTACGAGCACGGCTCGAACCCCAGCACGACCCGGGTGGTGGGAACTTTAGGGTACCTTGCACCAGAGCTGCCTAGAACAGGCAAGGCCACGACAAGCACGGATGTGTTCGCATTTGGTGCACTGTTGCTTGAGGTTGCCTGTGGCCGGAGGCCCACTGAGCAGAACGCAACGCCCGAGGAGTTAGTTCTGGTGGATTGGGTCTGGGACAGATTCATAGAAGGGAAGGTCCTTGATGTTATAGACCCTAAGCTGAATGGAAAGTACGAGGAGGCTGAGGTGGTGATGGTGCTGAAGTTGGGGCTTATGTGTTCAAGCAACACGCCAATGGCACGGCCAAGCATGCGGCAAGTGGTGAGGTATTTGGAAGGAGAGGTTGAGATCCCGGACAACTTGAAGGCGCCAGGTGAGTACGTTAATGGAGGCAAGGGTCATCTTGCAGAGGGTTTCGATGATTTTGTGCACTCGTTTCCGTCTACGTCCGTTGATCGATCGAGTTCGTACATATTCACGAGGAACAGAGAGATGGATGCTAGTTTTGCTTCTTTTTCGgcttcttctctctcccttctcaGTGGCAGAGGAGAAACTGGCTCTCTTAATTGTGATCAGGAAATAAgttcataa